A region from the Fusarium musae strain F31 chromosome 1, whole genome shotgun sequence genome encodes:
- a CDS encoding hypothetical protein (EggNog:ENOG41) — MSKTIVVIGVTGAQGGSVAQTFLQLPGWNVRGVTRNPEGEPATRLKSEGVEIVQGDLDDKESLIRAFKGAHVIFSNTDFFTHLQQAMAQPDITKNRTTLEYSYDREVIQGINIAEAAADPSVIKTLERFVMSTLSHATKWSGGKYTKVYHFDSKAAMIKATEERFPEVAARMSTVTIGHYVTVWKLFDRLAPKLQPDGSYLMARNTPSEFKMPFIVTERDTGAFVKALVDLPPNKHILGISEEMTLPQWVEIWGRVHRVKAAYKEISRDELFKGVPEDFANEIGDAFDYYHEFGLSGGDPAVLHPDQLGVKVPVTSMEEYIRGEDWSTVIQSP, encoded by the exons ATGTCCAAGACCATTGTTGTCATAGGTGTTACTGGAGCTCAG GGAGGATCCGTGGCTCAAACATTCCTCCAGCTCCCCGGATGGAATGTCCGTGGCGTCACACGCAACCCTGAAGGGGAGCCCGCAACGCGTCTAAAGTCTGAAGGTGTTGAGATCGTCCAAGGCGATCTAGATGATAAGGAATCCTTGATCCGGGCTTTCAAGGGTGCTCACGTTATCTTCTCCAACACTGATTTCTTCACCCATCTACAGCAGGCAATGGCCCAACCCGATATTACAAAGAACCGTACGACCCTCGAATACTCCTACGATCGAGAAGTTATCCAAGGCATCAATAttgcagaagcagcagcagaccCCTCAGTCATCAAGACTCTGGAGCGCTTTGTCATGTCAACACTCAGCCATGCCACAAAGTGGAGTGGTGGGAAATACACAAAGGTCTATCATTTTGACAGCAAAGCCGCAATGATCAAGGCTACTGAGGAACGTTTCCCGGAAGTAGCAGCTAGAATGAGCACCGTGACTATCGGGCATTATGTCACAGTTTGGAAGCTTTTCGACAGACTAGCTCCCAAGCTCCAGCCGGATGGTAGTTATTTAATGGCCAGAAACACGCCGTCGGAGTTCAAGATGCCGTTCATTGTCACAGAGCGGGACACAGGTGCTTTTGTCAAGGCCTTAGTTGATCTACCGCCTAACAAACATATTCTGGGCATCTCGGAGGAGATGACCTTGCCTCAATGGGTGGAGATATGGGGACGTGTTCATCGAGTGAAAGCGGCGTACAAGGAAATTTCACGAGATGAATTGTTTAAAGGCGTTCCGGAGGACTTTGCCAATGAGATTGGGGATGCTTTCGATTACTATCATGAGTTTGGCTTGTCTGGTGGAGATCCAGCAGTGTTGCATCCAGACCAGCTTGGGGTTAAGGTCCCGGTAACCTCGATGGAGGAGTATATCAGAGGTGAAGATTGGTCTACAGTCATCCAGTCGCCCTAA